The Pyrenophora tritici-repentis strain M4 chromosome 9, whole genome shotgun sequence sequence ATGTAATTTAAGTAAGAGTCAGCTTTATAGATGACTAAGTCGGTCGCATAGAGGACATTAATGTAGGCACGTTTCGAGCAGATAGATAAGCGCTAGCTATAGGCATTATTGCACTTGGAGGCGTACCCTAATCTAATGTTTATGTAGCCTATGAATTTCAAAAGAAGAACTGGCTGCCAAAGAGACACAATTACCACACGAACTAATAATCGTGACACGAGCAAGTAGGGGGGGCATGTGAATGCCTGACTTGCATGATTGGCTCACCACAAAAAGCCCAGCGCGGGGCACACCCCACTATGGAATTTCGGAGTACGCCGCTGAGGCCTTGCCTACTCAAGCAAGTCACCTTGGAAACACTTACCACACTACCCGCGGCGACAGACTTTTTTTTGGTACAATCCCACTCGATCAAATTTTTACATTCTTAGATCCTCTCAAATTCAACTTTTCCAAAACGATAATCTCATAGTCGCGACAATGGTTGAGAAAGTCTACGTCACGTACAACCAGGTATGTATACAACCATGTTACACATGCCATGATGCAGAGAACCCCGCGCGCGCATTACAGGCTTTTCTTACACGTTTCGCTGCACATAGCAATGCATCTCGAGACTATTATCGCTGCAGCTTGGTCATGGCACAAACGTCCCACAGCCGATAAGACGAGACTGACACATACTCTCTCTACAGGTGCACAAGCTCTGCCAGGAAGCGGCAGACCAGATTCTCAATGAGTTCAAGCCCACGCTCATGATCGCCAttggcggcggcggctaTGTCCCCGCGCGCATCCTGCGGTACGTATCAACCGCCAGCTGAATCCAGACACAGGCACTGACACTCCCCAGCTCTTTCCTCAAGAAGCCAGATACACCCAACATCCCCATCCAAGCCATCGGTCTCTCCCTCTATGAACAACTCGGCTCAGGCGCCGACGCCGACGTCGAAACCCCCGGCACAAAAGTAACACGCACGCAATGGCTTGACCTATCGTCGCTTGAAATGGCCAACCTAATTGGCAAGAACGTCCTCATCGTCGATGAGGTAGATGACACGCGCACAACACTTGAATACGCCGTGCGCGAACTAGAAAAGGATGTTGAGGCTGCCGTCAAGAAGCTCGGCCGTGAGGGCGAGAAGACCAACTTTTCAATCTTTGTCCTACATAACAAGGACAAGGCGAAGAAGGGCCAACTACCCCAGGAAATCCTCAAGGGGCGGTATATTGCCGCGAGGACTGTGGGCGATGTATGGATTAACTATCCATGGGAAGCTACGTATGTATTTCTGGAGTTGAGAGTAAAGAAAAACATGTCAGCTAATAACCCTGGCAGTGACATCGACGAGCACGACCGCATGTCCAAGGCACAAGAGACAAAATCATAGAttgtcggcatacacacggtgtgtcgcctaataaggcccaatgtaccgcctcgatcctacttcggcccaactcggacccaacgctatgtataccttcgtagcccccacattcgtagaatcatcatacaccagaataccaatacacaagattaccttagctactgttattcaccgtacgatcgtacaaggccttccaacatAGATGGAAATAAAGGGGGGATTCGCGACGCCATTCAACATTACGATAATATCCCTTTGCACCAAGCCGCGACAAACAAGTCGGGCAATTGGGGTTAGCGTTTACGGGGCAAGGATATACACCTGGAGTTTATTATTAGTGAGAAACCTTTTGGAAGCACGACACTTCTGAGTGGAAGTCTTGGGATGACAGGGGAAAGGGACGAGGATATGCCCGCAAATCTTTTGCAGATCCCCGAAGAAAAAAAATTACAACAATCAACATGTACAGGGAAAGGCACCTCATGACCTCGTATAACACGGACATTAGTCTCTGTAACGAGTAAACCAACCCGATCAAATAATACGACCGGAGTGTAACACCCATGTAGCCCCTTCTTTTCGTATACATAGAGTTTTGACCATGTTTTACTGGGGGAAAGAGCGGATCATCTGGGTTTTTTAGAGTATCCGACGACCGCCCGGCCGACCGACTGACGCCCGCTGATCCGCTCGTTTTCCCCTTTCCCTTGTTTTCGCTCCGAGAAGCAACCCGTATCCGCGTCTATCAAAACTTGGCAGCACCACATTCACGAAAACTAACCGGCCAGATTGGACTCGAAGAAGAGAAGCAACAAGTAGGCACCGAGCAAAGGTTGAGAGGGTCATAATTTCATCATCATTATACCCAACTGTGAAAAAATACAGGCCCCGCTATGCTAAATCTCTAATATGCCCAGACCCGCCAAACGCGCCAGATAACACAATGCGTTAAACTTTGGAGAAAGAAAAAAGACCCCGAGGGAGGGAACCACCACCGCCGATAGCTCAAGTGAAAAGAATGTCCACTTGTTGTATGATTGAACTTGTTGACATTCTGCCCAAACTTTGCCATCTCTCTCTTCTCGTTgactctctctctcttgcGCGCGCGTACGTACATACGTGCATATCTGTGTGTGTTCCTGTCCACAACACCAAAGGGTATATCGTAATTATTATACAAGAAAAACCGCATCCTCATCTTGCTCTTTTCGTCCCGGATATCTTCTTCTCGTTCGCTCCGCGACTGATGgtgaagaaaagaaagaaggAAGACAAAAGCTGTAGCCCCATGATGAGGATGATGAACAGAAAGTCGAGAAAAAAAAAAGAGTAGTAACCCCCGAAATTCCCTAATCCTGTATTTAAATCCCATTTTTGTACGCCGGAAAATGATGGTCAAGAAGACAGTCAAAGATGAAAAGAAGTTTGTATGTATGTAGTTTGGAAACCCCTTGTGCGGACTCCACTGGGGAGGGAACGAGGGTGGAAGAAAAGGCGTTAGTATATATGTACATACATGTATGTGGCTTGGTGTGGCCGACGAGGGACCTGCAGAAGGCTTGCTTCACTTCATGCCCATTTTGCGGAACTTGCGGGACGCGCGACGGCGCAGGCCATGGCCAATAGCCTTCCTGAGACTATCCCTATCGCCGTCCTCGTCTTCCGGCGTCTGCGCAGTCGACTGCTGGGTGCGACCAGTCGCGCTTTTCTTGACCGAATTCTGATGCGCAATCATGGTTTGTTCGCGCCAGAACATGCGTT is a genomic window containing:
- a CDS encoding hypoxanthine guanine phosphoribosyltransferase, encoding MVEKVYVTYNQVHKLCQEAADQILNEFKPTLMIAIGGGGYVPARILRSFLKKPDTPNIPIQAIGLSLYEQLGSGADADVETPGTKVTRTQWLDLSSLEMANLIGKNVLIVDEVDDTRTTLEYAVRELEKDVEAAVKKLGREGEKTNFSIFVLHNKDKAKKGQLPQEILKGRYIAARTVGDVWINYPWEATDIDEHDRMSKAQETKS